From Cydia strobilella chromosome 7, ilCydStro3.1, whole genome shotgun sequence, one genomic window encodes:
- the LOC134743047 gene encoding pro-resilin-like: MYCLECVTLVAIAAVAQAVPNPKYKGVFQPPIEVGTYEGYYQDRPRYAFNYGVADHSTGDVKSQHETRDGDVVKGQYSLVEPDGSVRTVDYTADPVHGFNAVVSKSGPSLHAAPPPHHGHHQPALQIIPQAIPQGHHGIPQGIPQGIPEGIPQGIHQGITQAIPQGIPHGIPHGLPQGAVARGPVVRYLEKAVPVPVEIYPKRLFGSGGPIFAKVGPQFPDYEGFGIDDYEVPYPFQFE; encoded by the exons ATGTATTGCTTAGAGTGTGTAACGTTGGTGGCGATCGCTGCAGTGGCGCAGGCGGTTCCTAATCCCAAATATAAGGGAGTTTTTCAGCCGCCGATAGAAGTTGGAACTTATGAAGGATATTAT CAAGATCGTCCCAGATACGCCTTCAACTACGGAGTCGCAGATCACAGCACCGGCGACGTGAAGTCACAACATGAGACACGAGACGGTGATGTTGTCAAAg GACAATATTCATTAGTGGAACCCGATGGCTCCGTTCGAACAGTCGATTATACGGCGGATCCTGTCCATGGCTTCAACGCCGTAGTCTCGAAGAGTGGACCGAGTCTTCATGCAGCACCACCACCTCATCATGGTCATCATCAACCTGCACTGCAAATCATTCCTCAAGCCATACCTCAGGGACATCACGGGATACCACAGGGAATACCCCAAGGGATACCAGAAGGAATACCACAAGGGATACATCAAGGAATAACTCAAGCGATACCTCAAGGAATACCACACGGAATCCCACATGGACTACCTCAAGGAGCAGTCGCTCGTGGACCAGTTGTACGCTATTTGGAAAAAGCTGTGCCCGTCCCCGTAGAAATCTATCCTAAGCGACTATTTGGATCTGGTGGTCCTATTT TTGCCAAGGTTGGTCCGCAGTTTCCCGACTACGAGGGATTTGGCATCGACGATTATGAAGTACCCTACCCGTTTCAGTTTGAATAG